From the Triticum urartu cultivar G1812 chromosome 4, Tu2.1, whole genome shotgun sequence genome, the window CTATCAAATTCAGATTGCATGGGTGTCCTCGGCAGGGTCCATGGAGGTGACACCAGGATACTCCCATATGTGAAGAGAGATGTTTCGAATGAACGTGCAAAGCTCCGAAGAGGGCTAACATTCCGAGACATGGATATGACAGTCGAGTACTTTGAGAGGAGGAAAGCTGAGAATCCAGAGTTTTTCTATGCAAAACAAAAGGATCCTGCAACAAACTCCGTGACTGCCTTGTTTTGGGTTGATGGGAGAACAAGGGCGCTCTACCCGAAATATAAAGATTGTGTGTTCTTCGATACAACCTTCTGCACCAATAGATACAATATGCCATTTGCTCCTATAGTTCGGGTCAACAACCATCTCCAGACCATTGCACTCGGGTGTGCCTTGTTGCCGGATGAAAGTATTGAAACATTTAAGTGGGTCTTCCAACAGTGGATGGTTGCAATGGATAACGAGCATCCCACAAACATCATGACCGACCAGGACAAAGCGATGGCAACAGCTATTGAGGATGTGTTGCCAAACACCTGCCATAGGTGTTGCAAGTTTCATGTGTTTAGCAATGCACGTACCAAGTTGGGGAGGCTGTTGAGAAGAGATGAAGCGTTTGCAGATGTGTTCTACACTTGTATCAATCAATCAGAAACCATTAAGGAGTTTGAGGAAACATGGCAACACATGTTGCATTGTTTTGAAGTGGCTGAGAACAAACACCTGAAGAACATGTGGCGAACAAGGCACATGTGGGCTCCAGCATACTTCAAGAACAAATTCTTTCCGTTCACAAGCACAACGGGCAGGTCTGAGGGGCTTAACTCATATTTCAAGACACTGATTCGTCCGGCTGATTCCGTTTGGAGGTTTGTCCAGCAATACGAAATGTGCCAAGAAACTAtgcttgatcgtgaagacaatgCTGGATTCACTGGTGAAACAACAGCTCCGCCACTATACTCTCGGTACACACACTTTTGCGCTTtaccaaaaaaaagaaaaaaattgttGTTGGGCCAAGTTTCTGTGTGATGTGGTTTGTGACCTATTTCTTGTGATGTAGCAGGTACAACATTGAGCGCCAAGCTGCTGTTTACTACACCCGTAGCGTCTTTGGCAAGTTCCAGAAGCAGGTGATCGCGTCTACCGGCTTCGTTATCAACCAAGACGCTGAGTATCGAGGGCAAGGCCTGCTGTTTGAGCTAAAGGCAAGCTCCTATGAGAACCCAAAACTCTATTCTGTGCATGTTATGATGGATGAAGGGTTGTTTGAATGTAGTTGCCACTACTTTGAGATGAATGGCCTGATTTGCGCACATATAATAAGGGCAATGGTGCATCTGAATGTTCAAGAAATTCCGCAACAATACTTATTGGAGAGGTGGTCTGAAGCAGCCACAACAAGCATGGGCAGGACTGGCCGATTGCTGGACTTCGGGCACCCCTCAACGAACACATTGAAATACAACTCCTTGTGTCAAAGGTTGACATGGCTCGCCTCTAATGCATGTCGCAACGATGATGCCTACAAGATATTATATGAAGCAATAACAGTTCTTGAGCCTGCCATAGCAGCGGCAAAGAGAGGAGCGCTGTCATCACCCGCTGCCGCAACGGGAACATTGAATGACAACCTACCACAGGGTCAAAGCTCAGAGATGCTACAAAACCCAGCTCGTGTCCCTAAGAAAGGTCGGCCAACtgaaagagagaagagaaagaaaaCACTGGTAGAGCAGCGAGACGATGAGCAAAAAAAGAAGGCGAAGCAACAAGAGAAGAAGCCGACGGCAACAGTAAAGCCAAGAGTTGGAAAAAGGATTGTCCGCTGCAAGTACTGCCATGAAGAAGGACATAATATTCAGACATGTGGGGCGCTAAAAGCTGCAACGGAGGCGGCGGCAGCACCCCCTAAATGCTAGTTTTGCTCTGAGGTTGGACATGCAGTCCCAGCTTGTCAATACATGAGAGCCGTGATGGCAAGTGACCGAAACATTTCCCAAGCAACGCAGCTGAAGCTCTAGAAAAGAAAAGATGAGAGAAACAGGGAGGAAGATCCTCCTAAGAAAAAATGTTTTTCATTTGGGAGAAGATCCCCCATCAGCCAGCTTTGGGTGTTTTGTTTCATCTCCTAAGCAAGATGTACTTGCTCCCTGTGTTTGAGCTACATTAGTAACTTCTTTTTTGCAAAAATGATGATGTACAAGCTATAATTTCAATTTGCAACCTGTGTTATGTTTGCTCCATGTAGTTGCCTGGGTTTCGGACATACAACCTCACTGTTTCTATGCATATACATCCCATATTAATCCATATTGCAGGAAAAAAGCTTGTGTGGTCTCACAGGTTGGAAAAAAAGATGATGTATTCCTGTTGGGAAAAGCTATCGTGCAACCGACCGATCATGCGTGCCGCGTCCGCCGGCTCCGCGTCCGTCGGATCGTCTCTTTCATCGGACGGATGAGAGAGTCCCCGCTCCCATGGCACGCGCGTTCGTTTTCTGAAACCGACCGATTCGTCCCGACCATTTCCTAAAACAGAGCCGTTGTTTCAGGAAAACGCCTTTGCAGCTGAAGCCGCAGCGTGTGCTCGCTAGATTGGGAGAGACGACGAGGTCTGGATCTgagagggcggcggcgcggccgaGGCTAACCTACCGCCGTGATGATGACTTCGTCTTCGGGAGCGGCGGCGGCCGCCGACAACCCAAGCAGGTACGGATCTCCCTTCGGTGATTTCTCCCCACGCGCTCACCCTGCTCCGCAGCGACTACCTTCCCCACGTGCTCGCTACCTTCCCCACGTGCTCGCcctgctccgccgcctcccgtcCCTGCCCTCCCCGCGGCTNNNNNNNNNNNNNNNNNNNNNNNNNNNNNNNNNNNNNNNNNNNNNNNNNNNNNNNNNNNNNNNNNNNNNNNNNNNNNNNNNNNNNNNNNNNNNNNNNNNNNNNNNNNNNNNNNNNNNNNNNNNNNNNN encodes:
- the LOC125554601 gene encoding protein FAR1-RELATED SEQUENCE 9-like → MQDHGTEGEGSYVQGNFSVCGGEDSDALLFTEDAIEDDSDDGDVSSQPLPPYVGMVFDTLEDAQKFYNDYAFKLGFGTHISSSKFSQKRGQKKEDQILIKRVFGCVHARKPDKTETSSTSKSIATGKSNSSRQPSEGMDVTRKRQKNRLPERVRYYRLHRSIPAEDYQLLLTLHDVNLSNSDCMGVLGRVHGGDTRILPYVKRDVSNERAKLRRGLTFRDMDMTVEYFERRKAENPEFFYAKQKDPATNSVTALFWVDGRTRALYPKYKDCVFFDTTFCTNRYNMPFAPIVRVNNHLQTIALGCALLPDESIETFKWVFQQWMVAMDNEHPTNIMTDQDKAMATAIEDVLPNTCHRCCKFHVFSNARTKLGRLLRRDEAFADVFYTCINQSETIKEFEETWQHMLHCFEVAENKHLKNMWRTRHMWAPAYFKNKFFPFTSTTGRSEGLNSYFKTLIRPADSVWRFVQQYEMCQETMLDREDNAGFTGETTAPPLYSRYNIERQAAVYYTRSVFGKFQKQVIASTGFVINQDAEYRGQGLLFELKASSYENPKLYSVHVMMDEGLFECSCHYFEMNGLICAHIIRAMVHLNVQEIPQQYLLERWSEAATTSMGRTGRLLDFGHPSTNTLKYNSLCQRLTWLASNACRNDDAYKILYEAITVLEPAIAAKRKKTLVEQRDDEQKKKAKQQEKKPTATVKPRVGKRIVRCKYCHEEGHNIQTCGALKAATEAAAAPPKC